The Salegentibacter mishustinae genomic interval CTTTCTCTAGGAATGGCATTTCTTAATCCGCCACCATTAATGCTGGAAACACGCAGTCCAAAATCCCGATTGGCATCAAAAAGAACGCGAGCCATTATTTTATTAGCATTGGCCAGGCCTTTTATAATATCCATCCCCGAGTGACCGCCTTGCAATCCTTTAACTTTAATAAGGTATCCTACCGAATTATCTGGAGTATGCTCTTCTTCATAATCTCTTACCGCTGTAATGTCTACTCCGCCGGCACACCCAATGCCTATTTCATCATCTTCTTCGGTATCTAAATTTAGAAGAATATCACCCTGAAGTAAATTAGGATCTAAACCTTTGGCACCTGTCATTCCGGTTTCTTCATCTATAGTAAATAGCGCTTCAAGAGCAGGATGCTCAATCTCTTTACTTTCTAAAATTGCCATCATACTGGCAACACCCAAACCGTTATCGGCTCCAAGTGTTGTTCCCTTAGCTTTTACCCAATCTCCATCTACATACATATTGATACCGCTAGTTTCAAAATCAAAATCGGTATCATTATTTTTTTGGTGCACCATATCTAGATGCGCCTGCAGTACAATTGGTTTTCTATCTTCCATCCCGGCAGTAGCTGGTTTTCTAATCACCACGTTTCCGGTTTCATCAACCAGGGTTTCCAGGTTAAGATTATTCCCAAATTTTTTCATAAACTCAATTACCCGTTCTTCTTTTTTTGAAGGTCGTGGCACTTCGTTTAGATCGGCAAATTTATTCCATAAGATTTTCGGCTCTAATTCCCTTATTTCTTCGTTCATTGTTTTATATTTTGGTCTTTCACAAAGGTATTGGTAATTAGCAAAGAAGGAAAATTTACAGGCTTTTTAAAACTAATTTAACCAATACAGGATGAGCTGATTAAGATTTTAAGCCGTGTTTTGCTATTAATTGTATTTTTAGATCGTGAAGAAAAAAGGACTTTATATTCTAGCTTTTTTGCTGCCGGTGCAGATCGTTTTTATCATTTTCCTGGCAGGTTATCCCGAACTGGTTGAAAACTGGTACAGCCGACTTATA includes:
- a CDS encoding aminoacyl-histidine dipeptidase; translation: MNEEIRELEPKILWNKFADLNEVPRPSKKEERVIEFMKKFGNNLNLETLVDETGNVVIRKPATAGMEDRKPIVLQAHLDMVHQKNNDTDFDFETSGINMYVDGDWVKAKGTTLGADNGLGVASMMAILESKEIEHPALEALFTIDEETGMTGAKGLDPNLLQGDILLNLDTEEDDEIGIGCAGGVDITAVRDYEEEHTPDNSVGYLIKVKGLQGGHSGMDIIKGLANANKIMARVLFDANRDFGLRVSSINGGGLRNAIPRESEAIVVVDKSNTETFLTEIIQQVREIKAEFASLEPNMDIEISETEVPNKVMKVEDQQEVIKAISAAHNGVYRMSSDIEGLVEASNNIASVKVGDGKVKINCLTRSSVESSKDDLANSLEATFELAKFKVKLSGEYPGWAPNPNSAILKVVDGLYQNLHNEKADVAACHAGLECGIIGNHYPEMDMISFGPTIRGAHSPDERAGILSAQKYWKFLLEVLKNIPKK